In one window of Bizionia sp. M204 DNA:
- a CDS encoding TolC family protein has product MKHKSLLIVSLLFSTWLIAQETPSTLTLQEAIDYALINNRSIKNAVRDIEAAEKQKWETTATGLPQINGAVDYQNWIKQQVSLLPAELAGGTPGTFVPVEFSPKQSINATATLSQLLFDGSYLVGLQSAKVFLEISENAKIKTDLEVRNAVINAYGNVLLAEENLNIVNKNIEVLEKNLFETTKIYQNGLAEEESVEQLQITLTGLKNYLNNVKRSKDIAYQLFNITLGIDLNTPISLIDSLETLTLQNISLELLEADENIENSIDYQIAKNQEESQELLLKLEKSSFLPTLSAFINGGYSGYGEKFNFANNNQEWYGSSLFGVNMSIPIFSSGMRSAATQRAQINLEIAQEELTETEQQLKFQISAAKSDYQFAIEEYQNKQQNLNLAERIEEKNQTKFFEGIASSFDLRQAQTQLYTAQQEYLQSMFNVITKKSELETVLNTLNY; this is encoded by the coding sequence ATGAAACATAAATCACTATTAATAGTCAGCCTATTATTTTCCACTTGGTTAATAGCTCAAGAAACGCCAAGTACATTAACCTTACAAGAAGCGATAGATTATGCCTTAATAAATAACCGATCCATTAAAAATGCTGTTAGAGATATTGAAGCTGCCGAAAAACAAAAATGGGAAACCACAGCTACAGGTTTGCCACAAATAAATGGCGCTGTAGATTACCAAAATTGGATAAAACAACAAGTTTCCTTACTTCCAGCAGAACTTGCAGGTGGTACGCCAGGCACATTTGTACCTGTTGAATTTAGTCCAAAGCAAAGCATAAACGCTACGGCTACTTTAAGTCAGCTACTTTTTGACGGCTCGTATTTGGTTGGGTTACAGTCTGCAAAAGTGTTTCTAGAAATTTCAGAGAATGCTAAAATCAAAACCGATTTAGAAGTAAGAAATGCCGTAATCAACGCGTATGGAAACGTGCTTTTAGCCGAAGAAAACTTGAACATTGTCAATAAAAACATTGAGGTGCTTGAAAAAAATCTTTTTGAAACTACCAAAATATATCAAAATGGTTTAGCGGAAGAAGAAAGCGTGGAGCAATTGCAAATTACTTTAACGGGTTTAAAAAACTATTTAAATAATGTCAAGCGTTCTAAAGATATAGCCTATCAATTATTTAATATTACGTTGGGAATTGATTTAAACACGCCCATTTCTCTAATAGATAGTTTAGAAACTCTCACGCTCCAAAACATATCATTAGAGCTCTTGGAGGCAGATGAAAATATTGAAAACAGTATTGATTACCAAATTGCAAAAAACCAAGAGGAATCTCAAGAATTACTTTTAAAACTTGAGAAAAGCAGCTTTCTACCAACCTTAAGCGCATTTATAAACGGTGGATATAGTGGTTATGGTGAAAAATTTAATTTTGCTAACAATAATCAAGAATGGTATGGGTCTTCTCTTTTTGGTGTAAATATGTCCATTCCCATATTTAGTTCTGGTATGCGGAGTGCCGCAACCCAGCGCGCTCAAATAAATTTAGAAATAGCTCAAGAGGAACTAACAGAAACCGAACAGCAGTTAAAATTTCAAATATCAGCTGCAAAAAGTGACTACCAGTTTGCCATTGAAGAATATCAAAACAAGCAACAGAATTTAAATTTAGCAGAACGCATTGAAGAAAAGAACCAAACTAAATTTTTTGAAGGTATTGCGTCCAGTTTTGATTTAAGGCAAGCACAAACACAACTGTATACGGCTCAACAAGAATATTTGCAGTCTATGTTTAATGTTATTACCAAAAAATCTGAACTAGAAACCGTACTAAACACACTAAATTATTAA
- a CDS encoding efflux RND transporter periplasmic adaptor subunit, translating to MKNIKILIILALIISSCGSKNEKSLDAVLASNNLSELKERRSQIDTKQQELNDQMALLNEKIAKLDTIKKVPLITTFKAKEEVFKHQLEIQGNVTTKDLLVVTPEYNGILTKVYVKEGQQVKKGQILAKIDDGGLSQQLAQLEIQANLAKTTFERQKRLWDQNIGSEIQYLQAKSSSESQAEAVNQLKQQISKTTVTAPFSGTIDDIITEQGSVVMAGQSQLMRIVNLDNMYIETDIPESYIGSVTKGKDVTVEFPILGETIETKVRQAGDYINPANRTFKVEVSVPNKDNNIKPNLTARLKINDYTSEKALLIPQSIISENADGEQYIYILSNKNNNGEGDVKRVIIKTGKTQGDVIEVLEGIEDGAEIVQEGARSVKDGQTVRVVDMQTESTNN from the coding sequence ATGAAAAATATAAAAATCCTAATTATTCTTGCCCTTATCATATCGTCTTGTGGCAGTAAAAATGAAAAATCGCTTGATGCTGTTTTAGCATCAAACAATTTATCTGAATTAAAAGAAAGACGTTCGCAAATTGATACCAAGCAACAAGAGCTTAATGACCAGATGGCCTTATTAAATGAAAAAATAGCAAAACTAGATACTATTAAAAAAGTACCTTTAATAACTACTTTTAAGGCAAAAGAGGAGGTTTTCAAGCACCAATTAGAAATACAAGGTAATGTTACCACTAAAGATTTATTAGTTGTAACGCCAGAATACAATGGTATTTTAACCAAGGTTTATGTAAAGGAAGGTCAGCAGGTAAAAAAAGGACAAATTCTTGCTAAAATTGATGATGGTGGTTTAAGTCAGCAACTAGCACAATTAGAAATTCAAGCAAATTTAGCCAAAACAACCTTTGAACGTCAAAAGCGTTTGTGGGATCAGAATATTGGCAGTGAAATCCAATATTTACAGGCTAAATCTTCTTCAGAATCGCAAGCAGAAGCAGTGAATCAACTAAAACAACAAATTTCAAAAACCACGGTTACTGCACCTTTTTCTGGTACCATAGACGATATCATTACCGAACAAGGAAGTGTGGTTATGGCAGGACAAAGTCAACTAATGCGTATTGTAAATCTAGATAATATGTATATAGAAACGGATATTCCTGAAAGCTATATTGGTAGTGTAACAAAAGGCAAAGATGTTACGGTTGAATTTCCAATTTTAGGAGAAACCATTGAGACTAAAGTGCGTCAAGCTGGCGATTATATTAATCCTGCGAACCGAACCTTTAAAGTAGAAGTGAGTGTGCCAAATAAGGACAATAATATTAAACCAAACTTAACAGCGCGTCTTAAAATTAACGATTATACAAGTGAAAAGGCCTTACTAATTCCACAAAGTATTATTTCTGAAAATGCAGATGGCGAACAGTACATTTATATTCTTTCTAACAAAAACAATAATGGTGAAGGAGACGTTAAACGCGTTATTATAAAAACAGGAAAAACACAAGGAGACGTTATTGAGGTTTTAGAAGGCATAGAAGATGGTGCTGAAATTGTTCAAGAAGGCGCTAGAAGTGTTAAAGATGGTCAAACCGTTAGAGTTGTAGATATGCAAACTGAAAGCACTAACAACTAA
- a CDS encoding chloride channel protein, translated as MNIKSAIKHAMIWRYKYISQKNFVLLLSIFVGLSTGIAALTLKNITYSIQLFLDKGIVFSENQLYFILPFIGLFLVYLLKKYVFKKAMTPSVPPFIKRAVPSLLYSLLRQKGLLSYKLIYHPIIMAPLTVGFGGSVGLLGPAITSGSAISSNLSRLMHIDKKTRTLLIACATAGAIASMFKSPIAAIVFAVEVFSLDLTFASLLPLLIASISSVLTSYFFLGDEVLFDFTVTDKFTIRDTAFYIILGLGTAIGSIYFTKIYFAVYAFFDRFKSKFTKLLVGGFAIGVMLYFIPPLYGEGLSFTRDLYDGNYLHALGSTFFDKYLDNIWVVIVLLIGFTIFKAIAMTTTFAAGGVGGVIVPTMVMGSALGNVVAKIINNIGFGHQVSESNFTLVGMAGLIAGVIHAPLTAIFLIAEITGGYVLFLPLMITVAISYMITKNYMEHTIYTRELAERGDLLTHDKDQNVLTSMDIDSVIEKNFIALRPDMSLGEMLHEGVAKSNRNMFPVINEDNNLVGIILLDDIRNIMFDQALYNTTSVETFMHLPPGYIDYKIDSMRMVMQKFQDTNAWNLPVIKDGKYYGFVSKSKLLTAYRTKLINITN; from the coding sequence ATGAATATTAAATCGGCCATAAAACACGCTATGATTTGGAGGTATAAATATATCTCTCAAAAAAACTTTGTTTTATTGTTAAGTATTTTTGTTGGTTTATCTACAGGTATCGCTGCTTTAACCCTAAAAAACATCACCTATTCTATTCAACTGTTTTTAGACAAGGGAATTGTTTTTTCTGAAAATCAACTCTATTTTATTTTACCATTTATAGGTTTATTTCTGGTTTATTTATTAAAAAAATATGTGTTTAAAAAAGCCATGACGCCATCTGTCCCTCCTTTTATTAAACGTGCTGTGCCATCGCTTTTATATTCGCTTTTAAGACAAAAAGGACTGTTATCCTATAAGTTAATCTATCATCCAATAATCATGGCGCCATTAACCGTTGGGTTTGGTGGTTCTGTTGGTTTATTGGGTCCAGCTATTACGTCTGGTTCGGCCATCAGTTCTAATTTAAGTAGATTGATGCATATTGATAAAAAGACACGAACATTATTAATAGCCTGTGCTACTGCTGGCGCGATAGCTTCAATGTTTAAATCACCTATTGCAGCTATTGTTTTTGCTGTTGAAGTATTCAGTTTGGATTTAACTTTTGCTTCATTATTACCTTTGCTTATTGCTTCTATTTCTTCGGTTTTAACCTCGTATTTCTTTTTAGGAGATGAGGTGCTTTTCGATTTTACAGTTACTGATAAATTTACCATTAGAGATACCGCTTTTTATATCATTTTAGGTTTGGGTACGGCCATTGGCTCCATTTACTTTACTAAAATTTATTTCGCTGTTTATGCATTTTTTGATCGATTTAAATCCAAATTCACGAAACTACTTGTCGGTGGTTTTGCAATTGGTGTTATGCTTTACTTTATTCCGCCGCTTTACGGTGAAGGTTTAAGCTTTACCAGAGACCTTTATGATGGAAATTACCTCCATGCATTGGGTTCTACTTTTTTTGACAAGTATCTTGATAACATTTGGGTTGTAATTGTCTTATTAATTGGCTTTACTATTTTTAAAGCTATTGCTATGACCACGACATTTGCCGCGGGTGGTGTTGGAGGTGTAATTGTTCCAACTATGGTTATGGGAAGTGCTTTGGGGAATGTCGTGGCTAAAATAATCAACAATATAGGTTTCGGGCATCAGGTATCTGAATCAAACTTCACATTGGTTGGAATGGCCGGACTTATTGCAGGTGTTATTCACGCCCCTTTAACTGCCATTTTCTTAATTGCTGAAATTACCGGTGGATATGTTTTATTTCTTCCCTTAATGATTACCGTAGCCATTTCATATATGATTACGAAAAACTATATGGAACATACTATTTATACCCGAGAATTAGCTGAAAGAGGTGATTTGCTTACCCATGATAAAGATCAAAATGTGCTGACATCTATGGATATTGATAGTGTTATTGAAAAAAACTTTATAGCGCTTCGTCCGGACATGTCTCTAGGAGAGATGCTTCATGAAGGTGTTGCCAAATCGAATAGAAATATGTTTCCTGTTATAAACGAAGACAACAACCTTGTTGGTATTATTTTGTTAGATGATATTAGGAATATTATGTTTGATCAAGCATTGTACAATACTACTTCGGTTGAAACTTTTATGCATTTACCTCCAGGCTATATTGATTATAAGATTGATAGTATGAGAATGGTTATGCAAAAGTTTCAAGACACGAATGCTTGGAACCTACCTGTTATTAAAGACGGAAAATATTATGGATTTGTATCTAAATCAAAATTATTAACCGCATACCGAACTAAACTTATTAATATTACTAATTAG
- the aspS gene encoding aspartate--tRNA ligase, producing the protein MYRSHTCGELRASHTNTEVTLSGWVQKSRDKGFIVWVDLRDRYGITQLVFDEERTPKAMMEKAQKLGREFVIQVTGTVIERASKNANIPTGDIEILVSKMDILNESLLPPFTIEDKTDGGEDIRMKYRYLDIRRNPVKNNLIFRHKVTQEVRNYLSKEGFIEVETPYLIKSTPEGARDFVVPSRMNEGQFYALPQSPQTFKQLLMVGGMDKYFQIVKCFRDEDLRADRQPEFTQIDCEMAFVEQEDILNAFEGLTRHLLKEVNGVEISEFPRMLYDDAMRLYGNDKPDIRFGMEFGELNDVAQHKDFGVFNDAELVIGIAVPGGNSYTRKEIDKLIDWVKRPQIGALGMIYSRCNDDGTYKSSVDKFFDQDDLAKWAEKTGAKPGDLVCVLSGPTNKVRAQLSALRMELAERLDLRKPNEFAPLWVMDFPLLEWDDETERYHAMHHPFTSPKPGQLELLETNPGEVKANAYDLVLNGNEIGGGSIRIHDKKIQALMFDYLGFTKEEAKAQFGFLMDAFQYGAPPHGGLAFGLDRLVAILGGQETIRDFIAFPKNNSGRDVMIDAPAPLDNKQLEELSLKLNLKS; encoded by the coding sequence ATGTATAGAAGTCATACCTGTGGTGAATTACGAGCATCACATACCAATACCGAAGTAACCCTTTCTGGTTGGGTTCAAAAATCACGCGATAAAGGTTTTATTGTTTGGGTCGATTTACGCGACCGCTATGGTATTACCCAACTCGTTTTTGATGAAGAACGCACACCAAAAGCCATGATGGAAAAAGCACAGAAATTAGGGCGTGAATTTGTTATTCAAGTTACAGGAACCGTTATTGAGCGCGCTTCTAAAAATGCCAATATCCCAACAGGTGATATTGAAATATTGGTGTCTAAAATGGATATCTTAAATGAATCCTTGTTACCTCCTTTTACAATTGAAGATAAAACGGATGGTGGCGAAGATATTCGTATGAAATATCGCTATTTAGATATTCGTCGTAATCCCGTTAAAAACAACCTGATTTTTCGTCATAAAGTGACACAAGAGGTTAGGAACTACTTATCAAAAGAAGGTTTTATAGAAGTGGAAACACCGTACTTAATCAAATCAACGCCAGAAGGTGCTCGTGACTTTGTGGTGCCTTCTAGGATGAATGAAGGGCAATTTTATGCACTTCCGCAAAGCCCACAAACCTTTAAGCAATTGTTGATGGTTGGAGGTATGGATAAATACTTTCAGATTGTAAAATGTTTCCGAGATGAAGATTTACGAGCTGACAGACAACCCGAATTTACACAAATTGACTGCGAAATGGCTTTCGTAGAACAAGAAGATATTTTAAATGCTTTTGAAGGTTTAACCAGACACCTTTTAAAAGAAGTGAATGGTGTTGAAATTTCAGAATTCCCACGCATGCTTTATGATGATGCCATGCGTTTATATGGAAATGACAAACCAGATATTCGTTTCGGAATGGAATTTGGCGAGTTAAATGATGTTGCTCAACATAAAGACTTTGGTGTTTTTAATGATGCCGAATTAGTAATTGGTATTGCTGTTCCTGGTGGAAATAGTTATACGAGAAAAGAAATTGACAAACTGATTGATTGGGTTAAACGCCCGCAAATTGGCGCTTTAGGCATGATATATAGTCGTTGTAATGATGATGGCACGTATAAATCATCGGTAGATAAATTTTTTGACCAAGACGATTTAGCTAAATGGGCAGAAAAAACAGGAGCTAAACCTGGGGATTTAGTCTGTGTACTTTCTGGACCTACAAATAAAGTGCGTGCACAATTAAGCGCACTACGTATGGAATTAGCAGAGCGTTTAGATTTGCGTAAACCAAATGAATTTGCACCACTTTGGGTTATGGATTTTCCACTTTTGGAATGGGATGACGAAACGGAGCGTTACCATGCCATGCACCATCCGTTTACATCACCAAAACCTGGACAGTTAGAACTATTAGAAACCAATCCTGGCGAAGTAAAAGCCAATGCTTATGATTTGGTATTAAACGGAAACGAAATTGGAGGTGGCTCTATACGTATTCACGATAAAAAAATCCAAGCCTTAATGTTCGATTATTTAGGTTTTACAAAAGAAGAAGCTAAAGCCCAATTCGGCTTTTTAATGGATGCCTTTCAATATGGTGCACCTCCACATGGTGGTTTGGCATTTGGATTGGATAGATTGGTTGCTATTTTGGGTGGTCAAGAAACCATTCGTGATTTCATTGCATTCCCGAAAAACAATTCAGGACGTGATGTCATGATTGATGCGCCTGCGCCACTAGACAATAAACAACTAGAAGAATTGAGTTTAAAGCTGAACTTAAAATCTTAA
- a CDS encoding efflux RND transporter permease subunit: MTKKKKQVDKEFGLSSWAINNKTTMYVLILVMFYLGVAAFFEMPRENFPEVNETKIYVSSIYPGNTAEDIEKLITDPLEDELKTVSNVVEITSTSQEDFSMIIVEFDENLTVEQAKQKVKDEIDTKTAGEDWPMSNGAKVKPDVFELSLSEEMPILNINISGDYPIEKLKEYGEVLQDEIEDLLEIKKVDIRGAQDKEVEVAVDIYKMMAADVTFNDIIGAINNGNVTMSAGNLIASGQRRTIRILGEIETPSELENFVVKAEKGKATYLKDVATVTFHEEDKTTYAREFGEPVVMLDVKKRAGKNMVDAAEQIRVIVQNAIDNKFPQDLKVSIANDQSPVTIGQVDDLVNNIIFGVILVVLVLMFFLGFKNAIFVGFAIPMSMFISLMILNLLGQSLNTMVLFGLIMGLGMLVDNGIVVVENVYRLMDEEGMSRIEAAKKGIGEIAFPIIISTATTVAAFIPLGLWPGIMGQFMMILPITLSVVLGSSLFVAIFFNSVLVSQFMSTEDKDMELKKIIRNTSIIAGFGILILIFGGEYRGLGTLMIFTAIMQWAYRLFLRKWANNFQTKTLVRLERWYENQLRWALSGWRLYGLTIGTFVLLVFSFVAFGISLSTQRTKVEFFPDNKPNQIIVYIEYPQGTAIEKTNAITKEIEKRVYTVVNDEQYRDGDYNYMVESAVSQVGEGAGNPQTDSGSSAEMPHKAKITASMREYKYRQGEDSELLRQKVQEALVGIYPGVLISVEKDANGPPAGSPINIEIEGDDYDELINTAESMREFINTKNISGIDELKIDVNKDKPSMRVIIDREKAGELGISAAQVGQQLRNSIFGTKAGIYKEDGDDFDIYVRFNEENRYNTSALFNQNITFRDNTGQLKSIPVSAVTKHENNSSFSAIKHKATKRVVTVYSALSPGYTDAGAIVKQIQNEMKGYKNLPADIHIDYTGQIEEQNKQMAFLMGAFGTGLGLIFFILIFQFNSISKPTIIMLAIFLSLIGVFGGIVMTGSAFVIMMTMVGIISLAGIVVNNGVVLLDYAQLLIDRKKHELDLEDHEYLSKEDLFESIVRAGKARLRPVLLTAITTILGLIPLAIGLNINFFTLFSELDPNIYMGGDNVVFWGPLAWTVIYGLLVATFLTLIVVPILFFLSMQLKMWYRKKTTKTENI, from the coding sequence ATGACTAAAAAGAAAAAACAAGTCGATAAAGAATTTGGTTTATCATCATGGGCAATCAACAACAAGACCACCATGTATGTCCTAATTCTAGTGATGTTTTATTTAGGTGTTGCTGCATTTTTTGAAATGCCTCGTGAAAATTTTCCTGAAGTAAACGAAACTAAAATATATGTTAGCTCAATATACCCTGGAAATACTGCAGAAGATATTGAAAAACTTATTACAGACCCACTTGAGGACGAACTAAAAACCGTTAGTAATGTGGTGGAAATAACCTCAACATCACAAGAAGATTTCTCCATGATTATTGTGGAATTTGATGAAAATCTTACCGTTGAGCAAGCCAAACAAAAGGTAAAGGATGAAATAGACACCAAAACGGCAGGCGAAGATTGGCCAATGTCCAATGGTGCCAAGGTAAAACCTGATGTGTTTGAATTAAGCCTTTCTGAAGAAATGCCCATTTTAAACATTAATATTTCGGGCGATTATCCTATTGAAAAACTTAAAGAATATGGCGAAGTACTTCAAGATGAGATAGAAGATTTATTAGAAATCAAGAAAGTGGATATTCGTGGTGCTCAAGATAAAGAAGTTGAAGTTGCCGTAGATATTTATAAAATGATGGCTGCCGATGTTACTTTTAACGATATTATAGGCGCTATTAATAACGGAAACGTAACCATGTCTGCTGGAAACTTAATAGCCAGTGGTCAGCGTAGAACCATTCGTATCCTTGGTGAAATAGAAACACCAAGTGAGTTAGAAAACTTTGTAGTAAAAGCAGAAAAAGGTAAAGCCACGTATTTAAAAGATGTAGCAACAGTAACATTTCACGAAGAAGATAAAACAACATATGCGCGTGAGTTTGGTGAACCTGTTGTTATGCTAGACGTTAAAAAACGTGCTGGAAAAAACATGGTTGATGCTGCGGAACAAATTAGAGTTATTGTTCAAAATGCCATTGACAATAAGTTTCCACAGGATTTGAAGGTGAGCATCGCTAATGATCAATCGCCAGTAACTATTGGTCAAGTAGACGACTTGGTAAACAACATTATTTTTGGTGTGATTCTAGTCGTTCTGGTTTTAATGTTCTTTTTAGGGTTTAAGAACGCCATATTTGTTGGGTTTGCCATACCTATGTCTATGTTTATATCTCTTATGATATTGAACCTTTTAGGCCAAAGTTTAAATACCATGGTTCTTTTCGGATTAATTATGGGTCTTGGGATGTTGGTAGATAATGGAATTGTGGTAGTAGAAAACGTGTATCGTTTAATGGACGAGGAAGGCATGAGCCGTATTGAAGCGGCTAAAAAAGGTATTGGCGAAATTGCCTTTCCTATTATTATTTCAACAGCCACAACGGTTGCCGCATTTATACCTTTAGGTTTATGGCCAGGCATTATGGGACAGTTTATGATGATATTGCCCATAACACTTTCCGTAGTTCTAGGTTCATCCTTATTTGTTGCTATTTTCTTTAATTCGGTTTTAGTCTCGCAGTTTATGAGTACCGAAGATAAGGATATGGAACTTAAAAAAATTATCCGTAACACGTCTATAATAGCAGGTTTCGGTATTTTGATACTTATTTTTGGTGGCGAATATCGCGGTTTAGGAACACTAATGATTTTCACCGCTATAATGCAGTGGGCTTATAGATTATTCCTTCGTAAGTGGGCCAATAACTTTCAAACTAAAACCTTGGTACGTTTAGAGCGTTGGTATGAAAATCAGTTGCGCTGGGCTTTATCTGGATGGCGTTTATACGGTTTAACCATTGGAACTTTTGTGCTTTTAGTTTTTTCTTTTGTGGCTTTCGGGATATCATTATCTACACAACGAACCAAAGTAGAATTTTTTCCAGACAATAAGCCAAATCAAATTATTGTTTATATAGAATATCCACAAGGAACAGCTATTGAAAAAACAAACGCCATAACCAAAGAAATTGAAAAGCGCGTTTACACCGTAGTTAATGATGAACAATACCGTGATGGTGATTATAACTACATGGTAGAAAGTGCGGTTTCACAAGTTGGTGAAGGTGCAGGAAATCCACAAACAGATAGTGGGTCATCGGCTGAAATGCCACACAAAGCAAAAATTACAGCATCCATGCGCGAGTATAAATATCGCCAAGGTGAAGATAGTGAGTTGCTGCGTCAAAAAGTTCAAGAAGCATTAGTTGGTATTTATCCTGGTGTTCTTATTTCTGTTGAAAAAGATGCCAATGGACCACCAGCTGGATCTCCAATTAATATTGAAATTGAAGGCGATGACTATGACGAGCTGATTAATACCGCTGAAAGCATGCGCGAATTCATTAATACTAAAAATATTTCGGGTATTGACGAATTGAAAATTGATGTGAATAAAGATAAGCCATCCATGCGTGTTATTATTGACAGAGAAAAAGCAGGAGAATTAGGTATTAGTGCCGCTCAAGTTGGCCAACAATTACGTAATTCTATTTTCGGAACCAAAGCAGGTATTTATAAAGAGGATGGCGATGATTTTGATATTTACGTGCGTTTTAATGAAGAAAACCGCTACAATACCAGTGCTTTATTTAACCAAAACATCACGTTTAGAGATAACACCGGGCAATTAAAAAGTATTCCTGTATCTGCGGTTACTAAACATGAAAACAACTCTAGTTTTAGCGCTATAAAACATAAGGCTACTAAACGTGTGGTTACCGTTTATTCAGCCTTGTCCCCAGGCTATACCGATGCGGGCGCCATTGTTAAGCAAATTCAGAATGAAATGAAGGGTTACAAAAATCTTCCAGCAGACATTCACATAGATTATACCGGTCAAATTGAAGAGCAAAATAAACAAATGGCATTTTTAATGGGTGCATTTGGTACAGGTTTAGGGTTGATTTTCTTTATTTTAATATTTCAATTCAACTCCATTTCTAAACCAACCATTATTATGCTCGCCATATTTTTAAGCCTGATTGGTGTATTTGGTGGTATTGTAATGACGGGAAGTGCTTTCGTTATTATGATGACCATGGTTGGTATTATTTCTTTAGCTGGAATCGTTGTAAATAACGGTGTGGTATTGCTCGATTATGCGCAATTATTAATTGACAGAAAGAAACACGAATTAGATTTAGAGGACCATGAGTATTTGAGTAAAGAAGATTTATTCGAAAGTATTGTAAGAGCGGGTAAAGCACGTTTACGTCCAGTTTTACTAACGGCTATTACAACTATTTTAGGATTAATTCCATTAGCAATTGGGTTAAATATCAATTTTTTCACGTTATTTAGTGAATTAGACCCAAATATTTACATGGGTGGAGATAATGTGGTATTTTGGGGTCCATTAGCATGGACGGTAATTTACGGCTTGCTAGTTGCAACATTTTTAACCTTGATTGTGGTTCCAATTTTATTCTTTTTATCCATGCAATTAAAAATGTGGTATCGGAAGAAAACAACAAAAACAGAAAATATTTAA
- a CDS encoding tetratricopeptide repeat protein: MARLRKLSLSIFVVLCLFSCKSKREKAEEAYSFGVTNFGQGSAGSINGIARAIEIDSTYEQAVYELSVAYLKRGIPHKWKEQYDKAIPLDSVTRIPWRGYLYLWFYRDYKKAIADFDASDTLTPNFVDQPQGHSVDYWRGIAYLGLKDYDNSIFYFDTYINQEIEESGEDWVELTAFLYRGIAYYESGDFDKATYNFEKRLEHGRGISADANYYLALIAQQTGNIALSETLINTAIEQFKQGYYNKRPYVETLRQIYLEDLLVTKAELLQ; this comes from the coding sequence ATGGCGAGATTACGGAAATTATCCCTTAGTATCTTTGTAGTTCTTTGTCTGTTTTCATGTAAATCAAAGCGTGAGAAAGCCGAAGAAGCCTACAGTTTTGGTGTTACCAATTTTGGACAAGGTTCAGCTGGTAGCATTAACGGTATTGCACGCGCTATTGAAATAGATTCTACGTATGAACAAGCAGTTTATGAACTTTCCGTTGCGTATTTAAAACGAGGTATACCTCATAAATGGAAAGAACAATATGATAAAGCTATTCCCTTAGATTCTGTGACCCGTATTCCTTGGCGAGGGTATTTATATTTGTGGTTTTATAGAGATTATAAAAAAGCCATTGCCGATTTTGATGCCTCTGATACCTTAACACCAAATTTTGTGGATCAGCCGCAAGGTCATAGTGTAGACTATTGGCGAGGCATTGCCTATTTAGGCCTAAAGGATTATGATAATTCTATTTTTTATTTTGACACATACATTAATCAAGAAATAGAAGAGTCAGGCGAAGACTGGGTAGAGCTTACCGCATTTTTATATCGTGGCATTGCCTATTACGAATCTGGAGATTTTGATAAAGCGACATATAATTTTGAAAAACGCCTAGAGCACGGTCGAGGCATTAGTGCCGACGCAAATTATTATTTAGCTTTAATAGCCCAGCAAACAGGAAATATAGCTTTATCAGAAACGTTAATCAATACGGCTATTGAACAATTCAAACAAGGCTATTATAACAAAAGACCGTATGTGGAAACCTTACGACAAATATATTTAGAGGATTTACTAGTCACAAAAGCGGAATTACTACAATAA
- a CDS encoding TetR/AcrR family transcriptional regulator: MKDKILKSSADLFLNFGFKSVTMDDIANEIGVSKKTIYLHYATKTKLVQATTLYMFEFISQGIDCICALNQNPIDEIFEIKKFTMTHLKDEKSSPQYQLKKYYPKIFESLKNDQFHIMQDCVKNNLIRGVSEGLYRESIDVEFVSRLYFNTMMSLKDVDIFPTNDFPMKQLMDNYLEYHIRGISTKKGIDKLDTILSDSSKIKID, from the coding sequence ATGAAAGATAAAATTCTTAAAAGTTCGGCTGATTTGTTTTTAAACTTCGGGTTTAAAAGCGTGACTATGGACGATATTGCCAATGAAATTGGTGTATCGAAAAAAACCATATACCTACACTATGCAACGAAAACGAAATTAGTTCAGGCAACAACCTTATATATGTTTGAATTTATTTCGCAAGGTATTGATTGTATTTGTGCTTTAAATCAAAATCCTATTGATGAAATTTTTGAAATCAAGAAATTCACCATGACCCATTTAAAAGATGAAAAATCATCACCACAATACCAACTTAAAAAATATTATCCGAAAATTTTCGAATCACTAAAAAACGATCAATTTCACATCATGCAAGATTGTGTAAAAAACAATTTAATTCGTGGTGTATCAGAAGGACTATATCGTGAATCCATTGATGTTGAATTTGTATCCCGACTCTACTTTAATACCATGATGAGCTTAAAGGATGTTGATATATTTCCAACCAATGATTTCCCCATGAAACAGTTAATGGATAATTATTTAGAATATCATATTCGCGGGATTAGCACCAAAAAAGGAATTGACAAATTAGACACCATATTAAGTGACAGCTCAAAAATAAAAATAGACTAA